The nucleotide window CGCCCGGAGCCTCTGCCGACTCACCGTCGCCCGGAGCCTCTGCCGGAGCGCCGTGACCCGGAGCCTTGGCCGGGGTGCCGTCCTCCGGGGCCGTCGTGCCGTCGCCGGACGCCGTGGCCGCCACGGGAGCCGCTGCTTCTCCGCTCGGGGCAGCTGCGTGTGCCGCGGGGTCAGTGGTCCCGTCCGGCGCCGCCGCGGGGCCGGACGCCTGGGCATCCGCGGTCCCGGGCGCGGCCTCCTGCTCGGGCGCGGTGTCGCCGGCGAGGCGGTCGGTACTCACAGCGTGCTCCAGTCCTGATCGGGGTAGTGGTGCACCGGAGCCGATACATCGTCCAGCGCCCGGCGGATCTCGTCAGGAAGACTAAGGGCCTCCACTGACAACGCCGCGCCGAGCTGCTGTGCCGTGCGGGCGCCGAGGATCGGCGCGGTCACTCCGGGACGGTCGCGGACCCAGGAGAGCGCGACCTGGAGGGGGGTGACGGCCAGTCCGTCGGCGGCGGTGGCGACCGCGTCCACGACCCGGCCGGCCGTCTCGTCGAGGTACGGCGCGACGAACGGCGCCATGTGCTCCGATCCGCCCCGCGAACCGGCCGGGGTCCCATGGCGGTACTTGGCCGTCAGCACACCGCGGCCCAGCGGCGACGACGGCAGCAGACCGATGCCGAGATCGAGCGCCGCGGGCAGCACCTCCCGCTCCACTCCGCGCTGGAGCAGGGAGTACTCCATCTGTGTGCTCGCCAGGCGGTTGCGCACCCCGGGCGCCGCGAGCTGCCAGGTGCCGGCCTTGGCGAGCTGCCAGCCGGAGAAGTTAGACACCCCCACATAGCGCGCCCGGCCGCTGCTGACGGCGAGGTCGAGGGCCGCCAGGGTCTCCTCCAGCGGCGTGTGCGGATCGAAGGCGTGCAGCTGCCAGAGGTCGACATAGTCCGTGCCCAGCCGCTCCAGTGACGCGTCCAGGGCGGCGAGGAGATGGCGGCGGGAGCAGTCGACCCGGCGGTCCGCCTCCAGGACGCTGCCGGCCTTGGTGGCGATCACCAGGTCGGCGCGCGGCACGAGGTCTTCGGTCAGGCGGCCCAGGAGGTATTCGGCACCGCCGTCGGCGTAGATGTCGGCGGTGTCCACGAGGGTGCCGCCGGCCTCCCAGAACGCCTTGAGCTGGTCGGCGGCTTCCTGCTCGTCCGTGTCGCGGGCCCAGTTCAGGGTGCCGAGCCCGAGGCGGGTCACGCGCAGGCCCGTACGGCCGAGGTGCCTTTGCTCCATGAGCCTTGAGATTACTGGCCGCGCGCGAGGATCAGGGGACCTGTGGACAACCCGCCGATGACGGCCGGCGCGGGCGCGCGCTACAGTCCCCGGAACAGCGACGTTACCGATCGGTAAGGGGAGCGGCATGAGGCTTGGCATCAACCTCGGCTACTGGGGCGCCGGGATGGACTCCGACAATCTCGCGGTGGCGCAGGAGGCCGACCGCCTCGGATATTCCGTCTGCTGGGCCGCCGAGGCCTATGGCTCCGACGCCCCCACGGTGCTCTCCTGGGTCGCCGCCCAGACCGAGCGCATCGACATCGGTTCGGCGATCTTCCAGATCCCGGCGCGGGCGCCCGCCATGACCGCGATGACGGCCGCGACCCTGGACTCGCTCTCCGGCGGCCGCTTCCGGCTCGGCCTGGGCGTCTCGGGCCCGCAGGTCTCCGAGGGCTGGTACGGCGTCAAGTTCGACAAGCCGCTGGCCCGCACCCGCGAGTACGTGGACATCGTCCGCAAGGCCATGACCCGCGAGCGGCTGTCCTACGAGGGCGAGCACTGGACCCTGCCGCTGCCCGGCGGCCCCGGCAAGCCGCTGAAGCTCACCGTGCACCCGCAGCGCGAGCACATCCCGCTCTACATCGCCGCGATCGGCCCGAAGAACCTGACGCAGACCGGCGAGATCGCCGACGGCGCGCTGCTGATCTTCCCCGCCGCCGAGCATCTGGAGGACACCGCGGTCACCCACCTCCGCGCCAGCCGCGAGAAGGCGGGCAAGACGCTGGAGGGCTTCGACATCTGTCCGACGCTGCCGCTGGCCCTGGGCGCGGACAAGGACGTCAGCGCGCTGGCCGACATGTTCCGCCCGTACACCGCCCTGTACGTCGGCGGTATGGGGAGCCGGAAGCAGAACTTCTACAACCAGCTGGCCCGGCGCATGGGATACGAGAAGGAAGCCGCCGAGATCCAGGACAAGTACCTGGCCGGCGACAAGGAGGGCGCGGCCGCCGCGATCCCGGAGCGGCTGATCGACCAGACCACGCTGCTCGGTTCCGTCGAGCGGATCGCCGAGCGGATGCAGGCCTACGCGGCGGCGGGCGTGACCACCTTGACGCTGGCTCCGGCGGGCTTCGCCCTGGAGGACCGGCTGGCGTCGCTGCGGGCGGGCACCGAGGCCCTGGAGCGCGCCGGACTGGCGTAGGAGACCGTCAGGGGCGCCGCCGTCCGGTCGCTGTGCCGCCCGGCCCGTCGCGGTCCGGCGCCAGGACGCCGGACCGGACATACGCCGCGGCCGTGGTGGGGGCTCGGGGGTCCTCCCCGCCACGGCCGTCGCGCTGCACAACGCCGTGACGGGTGGGCCGGTTACGCCCGCAGCGGGGGCAGGTCCCGCCCGAACGGCGCAAGGGACCGCGAC belongs to Streptomyces sp. NBC_01454 and includes:
- a CDS encoding aldo/keto reductase; translation: MEQRHLGRTGLRVTRLGLGTLNWARDTDEQEAADQLKAFWEAGGTLVDTADIYADGGAEYLLGRLTEDLVPRADLVIATKAGSVLEADRRVDCSRRHLLAALDASLERLGTDYVDLWQLHAFDPHTPLEETLAALDLAVSSGRARYVGVSNFSGWQLAKAGTWQLAAPGVRNRLASTQMEYSLLQRGVEREVLPAALDLGIGLLPSSPLGRGVLTAKYRHGTPAGSRGGSEHMAPFVAPYLDETAGRVVDAVATAADGLAVTPLQVALSWVRDRPGVTAPILGARTAQQLGAALSVEALSLPDEIRRALDDVSAPVHHYPDQDWSTL
- a CDS encoding LLM class F420-dependent oxidoreductase — encoded protein: MRLGINLGYWGAGMDSDNLAVAQEADRLGYSVCWAAEAYGSDAPTVLSWVAAQTERIDIGSAIFQIPARAPAMTAMTAATLDSLSGGRFRLGLGVSGPQVSEGWYGVKFDKPLARTREYVDIVRKAMTRERLSYEGEHWTLPLPGGPGKPLKLTVHPQREHIPLYIAAIGPKNLTQTGEIADGALLIFPAAEHLEDTAVTHLRASREKAGKTLEGFDICPTLPLALGADKDVSALADMFRPYTALYVGGMGSRKQNFYNQLARRMGYEKEAAEIQDKYLAGDKEGAAAAIPERLIDQTTLLGSVERIAERMQAYAAAGVTTLTLAPAGFALEDRLASLRAGTEALERAGLA